One Deltaproteobacteria bacterium genomic window, CGCTCAGCGGCGGGCCGAAGGCCCGACGGCTGAAGCGGCGGGTTGGGCAGCCACCTTCTCGTAGAGATACTCGGGCGCAAGGTCGGCTCCGGTCTCCCACGCTATCGTGTTCAGCTCCGTATCAAGTCGGAACCGGCGAAAGACCAAAGGGTTCTTGAGGGGCTCGAACACCTCGCCCCCCAGCTCATCGGCTAGGTCGATCTCGCCCTGACGCCCATCGGCGAACCGCAGCCGAATCCGGTAGGCGGCCACGTACTCAGCGCTTTCCAACTTCGGGATCATGTCCTACTCCAGTGGCTCGAGCTTCTGCAGCGGCGCGCGGGATCGAGCCCGAAGCAGGGAAGCCTTGCGTCCTGCAGCA contains:
- a CDS encoding DUF2442 domain-containing protein encodes the protein MIPKLESAEYVAAYRIRLRFADGRQGEIDLADELGGEVFEPLKNPLVFRRFRLDTELNTIAWETGADLAPEYLYEKVAAQPAASAVGPSARR